Proteins encoded in a region of the Photobacterium angustum genome:
- a CDS encoding CidA/LrgA family protein, giving the protein MDYIRSFAIVMFCFLLGQGIQHLTHLPIPGSIIGLFLLFFGLVTGICKTKWVDKTCNLLIKHMALLFVPVGVGLMNYLGLIEHNATIIFASTLGSTLIVLLVIGLALHHKEKES; this is encoded by the coding sequence ATGGATTACATTCGATCTTTTGCCATTGTTATGTTTTGCTTTTTACTTGGTCAAGGCATACAACATCTGACTCATTTGCCGATCCCTGGCAGTATTATTGGCTTGTTTTTACTGTTCTTTGGCCTTGTTACTGGCATATGCAAAACAAAATGGGTCGATAAAACCTGTAATTTACTCATCAAACATATGGCATTGCTATTCGTGCCTGTTGGGGTTGGCTTAATGAACTACCTCGGTTTAATTGAGCACAATGCAACTATCATCTTTGCGAGCACATTAGGCAGCACATTAATTGTATTGCTTGTGATCGGCC
- the sbcB gene encoding exodeoxyribonuclease I — MNDKNQATLYWIDYETFGASPANDRPCQFAGVRTDMDMNIIGEPLVIYCKPPADYLPSPEACLITGITPQEAMEKGLSEPEFIEAIHAELSKPNTCVIGYNNVRFDDEVTRYTLYRNFFDPYGWAWQNGNSRWDLLDIMRTCYALRPEGVNWPLDDEDRPSFKLEKLSIANGIEHANAHDAMADVYATIELAKIIKTNQPKLFDYLFDLRHKRKLQELIDIVNLTPLVHISGMFGTDCGNTSWIVPVAWHPDNKNAVITVNLALDPTPLIELDADQLRERLYTKRVDLAPDELPVPVKEVHLNKCPVLAPAKTLKAEDAARLGIDREQCLKNLALIKQHPEIREKLIEMFSVKREYAANDNVDAMLYDGFFSTADRSTMDIIRETAPDQLASLEINVDDKRIKPLLFRYRARNFPMTLSYEEQVRWKHHCQDFFEMNMPKYMENFEAVAYEHESDENKMKVLKSLYDYVSKLV; from the coding sequence ATGAACGATAAGAACCAAGCAACACTTTATTGGATTGACTACGAGACGTTTGGCGCAAGCCCTGCCAATGATCGTCCTTGCCAGTTTGCGGGTGTCCGTACTGATATGGACATGAACATTATTGGTGAGCCACTCGTTATTTACTGTAAACCACCAGCAGATTACTTACCGTCACCTGAAGCGTGTTTAATCACGGGTATTACACCGCAAGAAGCGATGGAAAAAGGTTTATCAGAGCCTGAGTTTATTGAAGCCATTCATGCTGAACTGTCAAAACCCAATACATGTGTCATTGGTTACAACAACGTTCGTTTTGATGATGAAGTAACGCGCTACACCTTATACCGCAACTTCTTCGACCCATACGGTTGGGCGTGGCAAAATGGTAACTCGCGTTGGGATTTATTAGATATTATGCGTACTTGTTACGCATTACGCCCAGAGGGTGTCAACTGGCCGCTTGATGATGAAGATCGTCCTAGCTTTAAGCTTGAAAAGCTCTCTATTGCTAATGGCATTGAACACGCTAATGCTCACGATGCAATGGCCGATGTTTACGCGACAATAGAGCTGGCAAAAATCATTAAAACGAATCAACCTAAGTTGTTTGATTACCTGTTTGATTTACGTCACAAACGCAAGCTACAAGAATTAATCGATATTGTTAACTTAACACCGTTAGTGCATATCTCTGGCATGTTTGGTACTGATTGTGGCAATACGAGTTGGATTGTGCCTGTGGCATGGCACCCTGATAATAAGAACGCTGTAATTACAGTGAACCTCGCGCTTGATCCTACCCCATTAATTGAGCTTGATGCCGACCAACTGCGTGAGCGTTTATATACCAAGCGTGTTGATTTAGCGCCAGATGAATTACCTGTGCCCGTTAAAGAAGTGCATTTGAATAAGTGCCCTGTTCTTGCTCCAGCTAAAACATTAAAAGCTGAAGATGCCGCGCGTTTAGGGATTGATAGAGAGCAATGTTTAAAGAACCTTGCCTTGATTAAGCAGCACCCTGAAATTCGTGAAAAGTTAATCGAAATGTTTAGTGTTAAACGTGAATATGCAGCCAACGATAATGTTGATGCGATGCTTTACGATGGGTTCTTTTCAACAGCTGATCGTTCGACTATGGATATTATCCGTGAAACAGCACCCGATCAGTTAGCTTCACTTGAAATCAATGTCGATGACAAACGTATTAAGCCGTTGTTATTCCGCTATCGTGCCCGTAACTTCCCAATGACGTTAAGTTATGAAGAGCAAGTACGCTGGAAGCATCATTGTCAGGATTTCTTTGAAATGAATATGCCAAAGTATATGGAAAACTTTGAGGCTGTCGCCTATGAGCATGAATCTGACGAAAATAAGATGAAAGTTTTAAAATCTCTCTATGACTATGTTTCTAAATTGGTTTAA